The genomic DNA GAATCAACCCCTTTTCGTGCCAGCTCATCGGCTTCAGCTCCGGCACGGGCAACTGCTTCGACATTGGAAGACACCGATGCAACGGTACTGGTAAGATCCTCCATGGCCCGGAGCACCTGGGAGATTCCTTCTTCACTCTGTTCTGCGTTGGTTTTAGTCTGGTCTGCATTATCAGCGATAATCCCTGCACCACGCCTGACATCGTCAATACCAACTGTTGCTTTTGTCGCATGAACAGCGAGATCATGCATCTGCCTGGTCACAATCTCAAGTGCTTTTGAGACCTCGCTCCCAATGGCATCAAGGGCCTGCCTGAATGCAAGGAAATCACCCATTACCGGGATGTCATGAGGGAACCGGGCAGTAAAATCACAATCGGCATAACTCTTTGAGAGCTGAATTGCACCGTTCAGTGGATGAATGAGTGCTTCAAGCGTTGCATTAAAACCTATAATGATCTCACGATATGAACCTGCCAAATCACCGGGATTTCCACGAACGGTAAGATCTCCTGCTGATGCCCGTTCGGACAAGATCTTTAACTCAGTTATTACAGATTTTAGTGACGCAAGGGTATCTTTAAGAGCGGGAGTGATCTGATCATTCCCACCTCTTATCGTGAGATCTGCAGAGAGATCTCCTGCGGCAATCTGATGCATGGTCCCGACCACGTCGTGTTCAAGATAATCAGAAAAACGGTCAAACATTCCGGCCATTTCTCCGACTTCATCTTTTCGTTCCAGATGCAGACGACCGGAAACAACTCCCTGGCTCATCTGGTCAAACTGGTCCATGACCTGCCGTAGAGGCAGAGTAATACTTCTTGTCACCGCGAATGCAAATCCCAGGGCAATAATTACCGCAAGGAAGCCCAGAATAATCATAACCGGAACGGTCCGATCCTTTTCAGCCTGACCCTCTTGTGCAATCTGTTCAGCATGGGTGAGAATACCGGATTTTAATTTGTCGAACGTATCGACGGTAGCCCGGCGTGCATTCGAGTGTTCTCCCCCATTTGCTATGGAAACCAGTGCCTCATTGGTCTTTCCCTCTGATAATAATGAGAATACTCCCTGCGCAGCCGATTTATACGCATTCCATTGTTCTTCGAATTTTTTAAGATTCTGCTGTACATCGGGCGATAATGAAACTGTTTTCAGACGTGCAATCTTTTCATCGATTTTTTGTATCTCACTCGTAATCCGATCATAATCCTGGGTCCGTTCTGCAGGAATAGCGACAATCCGAAAGACCAGTGCACGAATTGAATTGAGTGAGGTTTCGATCTCTGATACCTCAAGAAGCGGTATTGTTCCATCAGAATAGACCTTATCCATCCCGATGCTGATAGAATTCATCCCGATAAACCCAATCACTCCAACAAGGCCCATCAGGAGGATGACTATGATAAAACCGATAAGAAGACGCGGTCCTATCCGAATATTTGAAATTATATCCATTATGCTCATGATATCCACTGATGATAACGTTCGCTCATAGTAAAAATTTGAGAATTAATTCAGCTTTTATTCTTATAGGTGAACTTATCCATTTCGGTGCCAATCGTTTTGACCACTTCATTAATCTGGCTAATAACATTTGTTATCTGATCCACAACCGCAAGAGCCTCTTCACTGGTTGCAGATGAGTTCAGGGCGTCCTTTGCCGTATCCTTCACAAGCAGACTCATCTCGTTCACACTTGCAGTAATCTCCTCAAATGATGCTGCCTGTTCTTCTGTTGCACTAGCAACCATCTCCATATTCCGGGTAATATCCTCAACCGACGTCGTCAGGGTATTGAATATGCCAAGAGTCTCTGAAAGTGCTGCACTTCCTTCTGCAACCGCCGTTCCTGCTTCAGCCATCGCTCCGGATGCTGCATCACTCTTCTTTTGCAGATCACTGATCATGTCAGCAATATGTTCGGCAGACTGCCTGGACCGTTGCGCAAGAGACTTGACCTCCGCTGCAACCACGGCAAATCCTTTTCCGGCCTCACCGGCTCTGGCTGCTTCGATGGCTGCATTTAATGAGAGAAGATTGGTCTGGTTTGCAATGTCAGTGATGAGATCCACGATCTTTACGATCTCGTGCATCTGTGCCCTGATCTCTGCAAAGATCGTCTCAACCTCTTCACTGGTCTTGGTAATGCTCTGCATTCCCTTATCTGCTTTCCCCGCCGCACCAATTCCCTGCTTTGCGAGATCATTCGCCTGGACACTCAGACCTGCAACCCGTTCAGCATTTGACGATACCTCGGAGATCGTTCTGGTAAGGTCTTCCATGGTCTGCAGGACCTGATTGATTCCATCTTCACTCCGTTCGGCATTCTGCTTTGTCTGATCTGCATTCTTGGCGATAAGCTCAGCTCCCCTGCTTAAATCCTCTATACCTGTCCCGGCCGTCTCCGCCTGGTGGGCGAGTTGTTTCATCTCACGGGCGATAACTGAGAGGACTTCGGAGACATTCATTCCGATCGTATCAAGGGCATCTCTCAGGAGGGCAAGATCCCCTTCAATCTTCAGATTCCGATCAAACTCCGCTGCAAAGTTGCCTGAAGCATATAAATTCGAGATTCTCTGTATCTCCTGAATCGCGCTTTGAACAAAAATGCCGATATTATTTAATGAGTTTTTAAAGAGGACAAAATCTCCTGCAACATGGAGGTTCTCATCAACACGGGTTGAAAAATCAGCCTTCGCATATCGTTCAGCAACCCGCATCGCCTCTTTCACCGGACCGATAACCGCATCAAGCGTGGCATTCACACCTTCGACGATCTTCCTAAAGTCACCCTGATGCTTCGTGGCATCAGCACGGGTATCCAGTTTCCCTTCAACCGCAGCACGGGAGAGCATACCGGCGTCAGCGATGAGACAGTTGACGGCATCAATGCACTGGTTCAGGTTATTCTTGATCTCGTTGAAGTCACCGTTATACGAATCAGTGATCTTCGGGGGGATGTCACCTTTCGAGATACGATCAACATAATCGGCAGCGACATTCAAGGGGCCGATAACTGCATCAAGAGTGGCATTCACACCTTCGACGATCTTCCTAAAGTCACCCTGATGCTTCGTGGCATCAGCACGGGTATCCAGTTTCCCTTCAACCGCTGCACGGGAAAGCATACCGGCGTCAGCGATGAGATAGTTGACGGCATCAATGCACTGGTTCAGGTTATTCTTGATCTCGTTGAAATCTCCGTTATACGAATCAGTGATCTTCGGGGGGATGTCACCTTTCGAGATACGATCAACATACTCGGCAGCGACATTCAAGGGGCCGATAACTGCATCAAGAGTGGCATTCACACCTTCGACGATCTTCCTAAAGTCACCCTGATGCTTCGTGGCATCAGCACGGGTATCCAGTTTCCCTTCAACCGCTGCACGGGAAAGCATACCGGCGTCAGCGATGAGATAGTTGACGGCATCAATACACTGGTTCAGGTTATTCTTGATCTCGTTAAAGTCTCCGTTATATGAATCAGTGATCTTCGGGGGGATGTCACCTTTCGAGATACGATCAACATACTCGGCAGCGACATTCAAGGGGCCGATAACTGCATCAAGAGTGGCATTCACACCTTCGACGATCTTCCTAAAGTCACCCTGATGCTTCGTGGCATCAGCACGGGTATCCAGTTTCCCTTCAACCGCTGCACGGGAAAGCATACCGGCGTCAGCGATGAGATAGTTGACGGCATCAATACACTGGTTCAGGTTATTCTTGATCTCGTTAAAGTCTCCGTTATATGAATCAGTGATCTTCGGGGGGATGTCACCTTTCGAGATACGATCAACATACTCGGCAGCGACATTCAAGGGGCCGATAACTGCATCAAGCGTGGCATTCACACCTTCGACGATCTTCCTAAAGTCACCCTGATGCTTCGTGGCATCAGCACGGGTATCCAGTTTCCCTTCAACCGCAGCACGGGAGAGCATACCGGCGTCAGCGATGAGACAGTTGACGGCATCAATGCACTGGTTCAGGTTATTCTTGATCTCGTTGAAATCTCCGTTATACGAATCAGTGATCTTCGGGGGGATGTCACCTTTCGAGATACGATCAACATACTCGGCAGCGACATTCAAGGGGCCGATAACCGCATCTAGAGTGGCATTAATCCCTTTGGCAAGCAGGAGAAGATCGCCCTCATATTTATCCGGATCAACCCGGGTATCAAGCTGGCCTGCTTTTGCAGCTTGAGTCAGACTGATAATATCCCTGACTGCAGTCTTCTCCGCTGTTTTATCCACATAAAAACTAATAACTGATAGAACATCGCCATTGTCGTCAAGGATCGGGAGATAGAGGTATTCAAGTACCTTCTGCCCTGCCGGAACATCAAGTTCAAGCTCTCCTGAAAGAACGGTCTTCATTTCAATGGCATCCCGTGCTGTTCTTCCGGTTCGTTTGGTCACCGTAAGTTCGGAGAGGTTCATCTTCAGGAGTTGTTCGGTTGAATAACCAGTAACCTGAGAACATGCTGAGTTGATCTTCGCAATAGAGAGGTCAGGATTAATTTCAAATATCGGCACCGGGGCATTCTGAATGATAAACTCTGCCTTCCTCTGCAAAAGTCTGCTCTCATGTGCCTGCCGGTATCTTTTTTGTGAGTGCCGGGAGCTACCAACCCGAAGCGCTTCATCAGATCTCATCGATCGAATCACCATCCTATGTAGTCATTATTGGAAAGCCTGGGGTGTTTCAGGCCCCTGATGGCAGAAACCTGGTATCAATCAGGGCAGAATCTATTACCGCCGTTGATAAAACTGTGGTTGACTGCTGGATTCTGGATACTGCCCGGCTTACGCTGGACCGGATTGAGAAGAATAATGACGATCCCGATCATCAGAAAGCTGCTGAAATATATCAGCGGCCATTTGAATCCTGGAGACCAAAAGTAAAAGAAGCACTTGCTTCTATACAACTCTGATTTTTTGCTGAAAAAAGTTATATTACGGTTATTAACCGCTGTTTATAAACCGTACTTGCCTGTCCGCCTCTGTTTACCGTCAGCCGGACTGAGAATGTCCCTTTCTTGAGATAGGTGTGATATGGATTTTTCTGATATGAAAATCCACCATCACCGAATGACCATGTCCACCTGTTCGGGTTTCCATATGACTGGTCAATGAACTGTACCCGTAATGGTGCCCTTCCATAGGTTGGTGCAGCATAAAAAGCAGCACTTAAATCAGACCCTGGTTTCGGTGTAGGTGATACGGTCGGTGTCGGGGTTGGATATGGAGTATATGTCGGCGTTGGTGTCGGTGTCTTCGTAGGCGTTACCGTCGGGTAAGGGGTATTGGTTGGTGTCGGAGTCGGCGTTGGGGTTGATCCTCCAAGGGCCTTTGCGGCGTTCAGTCTTCCTCCAGATCCAACCTTGCCGGAGAGGGATGATATCGTATCAACACTGCTGAAGATTCTGCTTCGAATCTGGGTCGCAGACATTGACGGATTTTGTGACTTTATCAATGCCGCAACTCCCGACACATGTGGTGTGGCCATGGATGTCCCGCTCAGGTACTGATAGGTGCCTGATTTGGACGTGCTGTAAATACTGACACCCGGCGCTGCAAGATCGACTGAGTTGGGTCCATAATTGGAGAATGATGCCAGTTTGTCATTATAATCCGTCGCCGCTACCGAGAGGATGTTACTGCTGGTAAATGCTGCCGGGTACTGGGGAGCAATATCCGAATTTGCACCGCTGTTACCTGCTGCACATACGACAACTGCAGAAGATGCATCTATGGCATCCTTCAGTGACTGGGTATACCCGGTACCACTCCATGAGTTGGAGATTACGGCTACCCCTTTCCGGTTGGCGTATAAAATTGCAGAAATTGCATCAGATACATATCCAGAGCCCTGGGCATTCAAGAACTTGAGTGGCATTATCTTTACATTCCAGGCTGTCCCGGTGACCCCGATCCCATTGTTTCCCACCGCAGCAATGGTACCTGCACAATGAGTTCCATGACCATTGTCATCCATGGGATCATTGTTCTTTGAGACAAAGTTCCAGCCCCGGACATCATCGATATATCCGTTCCCGTCATCATCAACCCCATTGATGATCTCACCGGAATTTTGCCAGATATTCGCAGCAAGGTCAGGATGATTGTAGTCAACACCAGTATCTACGACAGCAACAACAACATTGGGTGAACCGGTCGTGATGCCCCAGGCTTCAGGTGCGTCGATATCGGCATCGGCCATTCCATAAAACGGGGCCTGTCCGGTGTTGTGAAGTCCCCATAAATACTGGTAGCCGGGATCATTCGGGTATGCAGCAGAATTGATACTCATCGTATCGACATCCGCCACTTTTCCGGTCTTTTCAATCGGACTTAAGGAGATCTTGTAGTCTGGTTCGACATACAAAACATCCGGACTGTTTTTATATGCCTCCATTGCTGCATCAAGTGTGTTCGTGGTAACCTGAACGACCTGCATACCAGGAATTCCTGCATCACTCAGGTCCTTTACCACCGATGTTCCGGCCTGTGTATTTGTTGCTGATTGAATCGACATCATCGAGGATTCAGCTCGTGGGCGGTCAGGATTATATCGCACAATCAGCCGATCAGGCGCATATTCTGTTGACACTTCAACCGACTGGACAGCTATGGGAAGAGCTGAAGACTGTAATACAGCACCAGAAACCCCCGGTGATACCGTCGGAGGAGAAATCTGTTGTATTGGCGATGGATTGGATAAAATACTCTGATCAGGAATCGCCGTTCCTGCCTGTGTGAGTACACAGATGATGACTATCACTCCTGTAAGAAGAGTGAGAGATGAAATGTTCCCTGGAATTATCATGTAAACCCCCTGTGAAATAGCACAGCTAATTTCTTATTTGCCGTCTATATGAAAGAAGTTTCCCGAACAATGACTCTTGATCAGGCAAACAGAGAAAAGACCTGATGTTGTATATATAATGCATCTGCGTATCACCGGGTTCAAATAGATCCAGATGCAGAATTGTAAGTAAGACCCCCCCGGGTGATGTGATGCTGATATCATGGGAGATATAATCTGCCCGAAATGCAACTCGAAAGACACGGATTTTGAAGATCTGGTCACGACGGAATCAGGAAGTATGATTGCAAAATGTAAATGCAATGCCTGTAGTCATACTTGGGATATGCCGTTCGGGTTGTAATAGTGTACCGCTTTCTGATTTATCCTATGGAATTGTTACGGAAATGAAATATTTTCATAGAATGAATGTCGGGGTCATCGGACTTGGCATTTTAATCTTTTGCTGGGGATTTGTCTGGCTTGGAAATGATATCGGATGGTGGAATTTTTCCTTCCCCTTCTGGCCGGTAATTGTGATTCTCACTGGTATTATGATCCTCCTGTATGAATTGAAAAAAACAGTCAGGGAGGAGTAATATATGCCTTTTTCAGGCTTCCGATAAAGATACACTCATCCGGTGCGATAAGATCTATCCCTTCGAACTCCCCAAACTCGATATCAAGACCACGAACCAAGGCTGCCGGGGTCTGTTCATCGGATTCTCCCATGACCAGTTCGGCTGCAGATGCGATATTGTCTGCGACCGCCCGCCTGGTGACCTTGAGTTCCCGGCCAAAGAGATCTTTTCTTCCCCTTTCATCGATGATGGCAGGAATGCCGGAACAGGCGATGGCTACCCCTCCGGATCCATATCGCATGGGATGAGTCCTGCTGTCGATAATGAGAATTGCAACAACACAGCCGGTCTTTTCAAGAATAGTTTTCCGGAGATCGTGTGCCAGTGCATCAGGATCTGCCGGAAGGAGCGTGACATGCCCTTCAGGTGCATTTGATCCGTCAACCCCTGCATTCGGAAGAAGATGTCCAGATTTTATGGATAGTAAAAACCCGGGTATCCCCCCTACAATAGCATCAGACTCCTGGATTACCACTTCAGCCAGAGCCGGTTCGATGTCATACTGCAAAGCTACCTCTCGTGCCTCTTCTGATGGCTGGATAGATTGGAGTTCGATAATTCTACCCTGGGCGGTTGCAACCGCTGACTCTGCAAGGACGATGATATCATGATCCTGCAGGACAAGTCCCTGAGTATCAAAGGCAGCATAGAGATGTTCCAGCAGGGAGTCTCCAGGTTTTATGAGTGCAGTCTGTAGTCCGAAGATCTGAAATTGTCTCATTCCTACCTCATCAGGTGCATGACACTTTTTATTACGTCCCTGGTCTCCGGGATGTCATGGGCACGAATAACTGATGCCCCGTTTTCAATTAATCTGGTCGTCACGGCAAGTGTTCCGGCAAGTCTTCCGGTTGGTGACTGACCGGTTAATTCTCCAATAAATGACTTTCTTGAGACAGCGACAAGAAGTGGCAGATTATATGCCGATAATTCATGAAAATGCCTGCATAGTTCCCAGTCATCTTCTGCTGTCCGTTCAGGTATCCATTTGCCGATGCCAGGATCAAGAATTATATCCTCAATCCCCTGGTCACGTGCCCGTGTCAGAACATTTCTGATGGAGTCATGGGTATCCTTTAGAGAGCGGGCATCACCCGGGGCTTTTCCAGATGCCATAAGAACTGCCGGAAGTCCGGCATCTGCGATGAGCTTTGCCATATCCGGGTTTGAAAGCCCGGAAATATCATTTGCAAGATGGATATCAAAATGAAGAGCTGCATTCAGGACTTCTGGGTGCATGGTATCAATACTGATGACAGAGTCCTCACCTTGCAGTTTGTGTAAAGACTCTTTTATCCGGGCAGTCTCTTCAGATACTGAAATCGGAGGGCTGCCCGGTGCAGTGCTTCGTGCCCCAATGTCGAGAATCTCAGCCCCGTCAGCGATCATCTGAACGGCAGTCTCATGAACCGCTGAAATTGGCACAAAAGAACCTGGATAAAAAGATTCGGGACTAATGTTCAGAACACCCATCAGAACAGGGCAGGGCCTGCCGATATGAATGCCCTTTACATGAAATGTCCGCATCGATTCCTTGCAATATCTGCGGTGTTTTCCATAAGTGATGCGATGGTCATCGGCCCGACACCACCCGGCACCGGCGTAATAGCCCCGGCAATCTTCTCCACCTCATCAAATGCTACATCACCACAGAGTTTTCCGTTAACCTGGTTTGTCCCGACATCAACAACCGTCGCTCCTGGTTTTACCATATCAGCAGTAATGATGCCTGCTTTTCCAGCAGCACTCACGAGTATGTCAGCCTGTTTTGTAATCTCCTTCAGATTCTCTGTCTTGCTGTGACACATGGTCACAGTTGCGTCTGCATGGAGAAGAAGCAGAGCAATAGGACGACCGACGTCTACACTCCTACCAACAACAACAGCCCGCTTCCCTGCTATTGAAATTTTGTTCTCATGAAGAAGTGTCATGATCCCATTTGGTGTGCAGGGCCGGGGACCGGGAAGTCCGGTGACCAGCCTGCCCATATTCAGGGGATGAAATCCGTCCACATCCTTTTCAGGCAGAATGGCTGCAAGAACCGCTTCGGTGTCGATGGATTTTGGGAGAGGAAGCTGGACCAGTATTCCATCAATATCCGGGTCTTCGTTCAGTTGCCGGATACGTTCAAGGATAGTCCGGGTTGTTGTGTCCTCCGGCAGGGAGATATTTACCGAAGATATTCCCACCTGTTCACAAGCCCGGTGCTTCATCCTGACATACATATGTGATGCCGGGTCATCACCTACAATAACGGTAGCAAGAGTTGGGGAGAGGCCCCCCTCAATAATATCTTCTTTCAGCAGTTCGAGTCTACGTGCTGCAAGTCCTTTACCATCTAATATCATGTAAGATCAGGGTAGAGGGGATATTGGCTGGCAAGAGATTTGACTTCTTCCCTGATTGTTTCCTGAAGTCTGGTATTCTTGCTGTCACGGATGATTGCTGCAATCCATTCTCCGATCTGTTTCATTTCACTCTCCTTCATACCCCGGCTGGTAACAGCGGGAGTTCCGACACGAAGACCGCTGGTGACAAAGGGGCTCTTGGTCTCATTTGGAATGGTGTTCTTGTTTACGGTAATCCCGGCATTTCCAAGAGCTTGTTCCGCCTCAAGTCCGGTAATTCCAAAGTTCGTCAGGTCAAGAAGACAGAGATGGTTGTCGGTTCCTCCTGATACAAGTCTGACACCGTTTGCTGATAAAGTCTCAGCCATCGTCCGTGCATTCTTCACAACCTGTTCTGAATATTTTTTGAACT from Methanospirillum hungatei JF-1 includes the following:
- a CDS encoding HAMP domain-containing methyl-accepting chemotaxis protein gives rise to the protein MDIISNIRIGPRLLIGFIIVILLMGLVGVIGFIGMNSISIGMDKVYSDGTIPLLEVSEIETSLNSIRALVFRIVAIPAERTQDYDRITSEIQKIDEKIARLKTVSLSPDVQQNLKKFEEQWNAYKSAAQGVFSLLSEGKTNEALVSIANGGEHSNARRATVDTFDKLKSGILTHAEQIAQEGQAEKDRTVPVMIILGFLAVIIALGFAFAVTRSITLPLRQVMDQFDQMSQGVVSGRLHLERKDEVGEMAGMFDRFSDYLEHDVVGTMHQIAAGDLSADLTIRGGNDQITPALKDTLASLKSVITELKILSERASAGDLTVRGNPGDLAGSYREIIIGFNATLEALIHPLNGAIQLSKSYADCDFTARFPHDIPVMGDFLAFRQALDAIGSEVSKALEIVTRQMHDLAVHATKATVGIDDVRRGAGIIADNADQTKTNAEQSEEGISQVLRAMEDLTSTVASVSSNVEAVARAGAEADELARKGVDSAASAENGMMSIKRSSDEVEVVIRDIQSQMNEITKIIGIITDISEQTNLLALNAAIEAARAGDAGLGFAVVAGEVKALANQTGESAQKIATMISNLESQSMKAVTAMEQAGSAINQGERAVQETISAFTDLTKSVAEISHNMTSVAGATEEQAASFEEITASINEMSGLVKNTAKDALNSSATAEEALTVVEQITTIINEINEVVSVTNDEMKRFKI
- a CDS encoding methyl-accepting chemotaxis protein, with product MQRKAEFIIQNAPVPIFEINPDLSIAKINSACSQVTGYSTEQLLKMNLSELTVTKRTGRTARDAIEMKTVLSGELELDVPAGQKVLEYLYLPILDDNGDVLSVISFYVDKTAEKTAVRDIISLTQAAKAGQLDTRVDPDKYEGDLLLLAKGINATLDAVIGPLNVAAEYVDRISKGDIPPKITDSYNGDFNEIKNNLNQCIDAVNCLIADAGMLSRAAVEGKLDTRADATKHQGDFRKIVEGVNATLDAVIGPLNVAAEYVDRISKGDIPPKITDSYNGDFNEIKNNLNQCIDAVNYLIADAGMLSRAAVEGKLDTRADATKHQGDFRKIVEGVNATLDAVIGPLNVAAEYVDRISKGDIPPKITDSYNGDFNEIKNNLNQCIDAVNYLIADAGMLSRAAVEGKLDTRADATKHQGDFRKIVEGVNATLDAVIGPLNVAAEYVDRISKGDIPPKITDSYNGDFNEIKNNLNQCIDAVNYLIADAGMLSRAAVEGKLDTRADATKHQGDFRKIVEGVNATLDAVIGPLNVAADYVDRISKGDIPPKITDSYNGDFNEIKNNLNQCIDAVNCLIADAGMLSRAAVEGKLDTRADATKHQGDFRKIVEGVNATLDAVIGPVKEAMRVAERYAKADFSTRVDENLHVAGDFVLFKNSLNNIGIFVQSAIQEIQRISNLYASGNFAAEFDRNLKIEGDLALLRDALDTIGMNVSEVLSVIAREMKQLAHQAETAGTGIEDLSRGAELIAKNADQTKQNAERSEDGINQVLQTMEDLTRTISEVSSNAERVAGLSVQANDLAKQGIGAAGKADKGMQSITKTSEEVETIFAEIRAQMHEIVKIVDLITDIANQTNLLSLNAAIEAARAGEAGKGFAVVAAEVKSLAQRSRQSAEHIADMISDLQKKSDAASGAMAEAGTAVAEGSAALSETLGIFNTLTTSVEDITRNMEMVASATEEQAASFEEITASVNEMSLLVKDTAKDALNSSATSEEALAVVDQITNVISQINEVVKTIGTEMDKFTYKNKS
- a CDS encoding S8 family serine peptidase, with amino-acid sequence MIIPGNISSLTLLTGVIVIICVLTQAGTAIPDQSILSNPSPIQQISPPTVSPGVSGAVLQSSALPIAVQSVEVSTEYAPDRLIVRYNPDRPRAESSMMSIQSATNTQAGTSVVKDLSDAGIPGMQVVQVTTNTLDAAMEAYKNSPDVLYVEPDYKISLSPIEKTGKVADVDTMSINSAAYPNDPGYQYLWGLHNTGQAPFYGMADADIDAPEAWGITTGSPNVVVAVVDTGVDYNHPDLAANIWQNSGEIINGVDDDGNGYIDDVRGWNFVSKNNDPMDDNGHGTHCAGTIAAVGNNGIGVTGTAWNVKIMPLKFLNAQGSGYVSDAISAILYANRKGVAVISNSWSGTGYTQSLKDAIDASSAVVVCAAGNSGANSDIAPQYPAAFTSSNILSVAATDYNDKLASFSNYGPNSVDLAAPGVSIYSTSKSGTYQYLSGTSMATPHVSGVAALIKSQNPSMSATQIRSRIFSSVDTISSLSGKVGSGGRLNAAKALGGSTPTPTPTPTNTPYPTVTPTKTPTPTPTYTPYPTPTPTVSPTPKPGSDLSAAFYAAPTYGRAPLRVQFIDQSYGNPNRWTWSFGDGGFSYQKNPYHTYLKKGTFSVRLTVNRGGQASTVYKQRLITVI
- the cofE gene encoding coenzyme F420-0:L-glutamate ligase; this encodes MRQFQIFGLQTALIKPGDSLLEHLYAAFDTQGLVLQDHDIIVLAESAVATAQGRIIELQSIQPSEEAREVALQYDIEPALAEVVIQESDAIVGGIPGFLLSIKSGHLLPNAGVDGSNAPEGHVTLLPADPDALAHDLRKTILEKTGCVVAILIIDSRTHPMRYGSGGVAIACSGIPAIIDERGRKDLFGRELKVTRRAVADNIASAAELVMGESDEQTPAALVRGLDIEFGEFEGIDLIAPDECIFIGSLKKAYITPP
- the folP gene encoding dihydropteroate synthase, encoding MRTFHVKGIHIGRPCPVLMGVLNISPESFYPGSFVPISAVHETAVQMIADGAEILDIGARSTAPGSPPISVSEETARIKESLHKLQGEDSVISIDTMHPEVLNAALHFDIHLANDISGLSNPDMAKLIADAGLPAVLMASGKAPGDARSLKDTHDSIRNVLTRARDQGIEDIILDPGIGKWIPERTAEDDWELCRHFHELSAYNLPLLVAVSRKSFIGELTGQSPTGRLAGTLAVTTRLIENGASVIRAHDIPETRDVIKSVMHLMR
- the folD gene encoding bifunctional methylenetetrahydrofolate dehydrogenase/methenyltetrahydrofolate cyclohydrolase FolD, with protein sequence MILDGKGLAARRLELLKEDIIEGGLSPTLATVIVGDDPASHMYVRMKHRACEQVGISSVNISLPEDTTTRTILERIRQLNEDPDIDGILVQLPLPKSIDTEAVLAAILPEKDVDGFHPLNMGRLVTGLPGPRPCTPNGIMTLLHENKISIAGKRAVVVGRSVDVGRPIALLLLHADATVTMCHSKTENLKEITKQADILVSAAGKAGIITADMVKPGATVVDVGTNQVNGKLCGDVAFDEVEKIAGAITPVPGGVGPMTIASLMENTADIARNRCGHFM